The uncultured Methanobrevibacter sp. genome has a window encoding:
- a CDS encoding TIGR00266 family protein, which translates to MEYEIIGGAFPLVKCKLKKGERMKDDSGSMAYMTPGIKMDTNTGGGLLKGLGRALAGDTLFMNFFTAQRDGEEVGFASYFPGKIIPIRLDGSQSIIGQKSSFLATEDSVEIDMYFKKKLGAGLFGGEGFILQKFSGKGMVFLEIDGDVIEKTLAPGETLLVDNGHVAALDETVDFDIQRVKGVKNMMFGGEGLFFAKMTGPGRVWIQTMPVSKLAEAIIPYIPKPE; encoded by the coding sequence ATGGAATACGAAATTATAGGTGGAGCATTTCCACTTGTTAAATGCAAATTGAAAAAAGGAGAAAGAATGAAGGATGACAGTGGTTCAATGGCTTACATGACTCCCGGAATCAAAATGGATACCAACACAGGAGGAGGGCTTCTGAAAGGTCTTGGAAGAGCATTGGCCGGAGATACACTTTTCATGAACTTTTTTACAGCACAAAGAGATGGTGAAGAAGTAGGATTTGCGTCATACTTCCCTGGAAAAATTATTCCTATAAGACTAGACGGATCACAGTCAATAATCGGTCAGAAAAGCTCATTTTTGGCAACCGAAGACAGTGTTGAGATTGACATGTACTTCAAAAAGAAACTCGGAGCAGGTCTATTCGGAGGTGAAGGATTTATTCTTCAAAAATTCTCCGGAAAGGGAATGGTATTTTTAGAAATTGACGGAGATGTTATTGAAAAGACATTAGCACCTGGTGAAACACTTCTTGTCGACAACGGACATGTTGCCGCACTCGATGAAACTGTGGACTTTGATATTCAAAGGGTAAAAGGTGTTAAAAACATGATGTTTGGTGGAGAAGGACTGTTTTTTGCAAAAATGACCGGTCCTGGAAGAGTATGGATACAGACTATGCCAGTAAGCAAACTTGCTGAAGCAATAATACCATACATACCAAAACCAGAGTAG
- a CDS encoding MATE family efflux transporter, with translation MLTRNFDFLKHKYRELLLPTLLMLLSDKICFIVDVALIGFFIPDSTLLAAINLASPFIYFSTVLYTLFGVGGSLLALRAKSDQDDEKANYYFSASIRGVMIANIIYIIVSLILGDELIMALYGPAQTIYIVFLVYFNILVFYFPFNCYILTLGYFVRSDGYPKLPFIALLIANISNLVTSLILMGVFNLGVEGSSLGSVIGYGLGAVYISKYFREEDRSFYWVHKIKIKEIYKTVYEFIMNTPEMISRIFITVKVLFYTVLCSEFLGTAGLMAYLVYDNSETVVYMFLSAIAKVMSPIVTVFYKEKDYEAVSYIIKKSLKQVLIISIPISILFAVYPEIFVFIFTIDDPSELEVICSALRITSVGIIGRSLSLLLSNYAQAIEQNRLASVMNLLEEFIMAFAGGYILTSMFGGVGIWYALVLADVVPLVLYASFAWIYRKNNEDRINSILLLKEKNTASWTYIRGQEDPEDYFNEEKMKFITEIEKLLKEKTPKTLETLEKISDNILKDEEIDSVDVTVTYLENVITITLTYEGKLVNPITDENNEQLGAINGNAEYSPILGYNRAYINIPA, from the coding sequence ATGTTAACCAGAAATTTTGATTTTTTAAAGCATAAATACAGAGAACTGTTGCTTCCAACATTATTGATGCTGCTTTCGGACAAGATATGTTTCATCGTAGATGTTGCACTCATAGGTTTCTTCATACCAGATTCAACATTGCTTGCTGCAATAAATCTGGCCAGCCCTTTCATCTACTTTTCAACTGTTTTATACACTCTATTTGGTGTAGGTGGGAGCTTATTGGCACTCAGGGCAAAATCAGATCAGGATGATGAAAAGGCAAACTATTACTTTAGCGCTTCAATTAGGGGCGTGATGATAGCAAATATCATTTATATAATAGTCAGTCTAATTCTGGGAGACGAGTTAATCATGGCCCTTTATGGTCCCGCACAAACTATTTATATAGTATTTTTAGTGTATTTCAACATTCTTGTCTTTTATTTCCCTTTTAACTGTTATATACTGACATTAGGTTACTTCGTGCGTTCAGACGGTTATCCTAAATTGCCTTTCATAGCATTGCTGATTGCAAATATATCAAACCTAGTTACAAGCCTTATTTTAATGGGAGTCTTTAATTTGGGTGTTGAAGGCTCATCACTGGGCAGCGTAATAGGTTATGGTCTTGGAGCAGTTTATATATCAAAATATTTCCGCGAGGAAGACCGTTCATTCTACTGGGTCCACAAAATTAAAATAAAAGAAATATATAAAACCGTTTACGAGTTCATAATGAACACACCGGAAATGATTTCTAGAATTTTCATAACTGTTAAAGTCCTTTTTTACACAGTTCTTTGTTCAGAATTTTTAGGCACCGCAGGTTTAATGGCGTATCTTGTCTATGACAACAGTGAAACCGTGGTGTATATGTTTTTATCAGCAATTGCAAAGGTCATGAGCCCAATCGTTACTGTATTTTATAAAGAAAAGGATTATGAAGCAGTTTCATACATTATTAAAAAGTCCCTAAAGCAGGTTCTCATTATTTCAATACCAATAAGCATTCTTTTTGCAGTGTATCCGGAAATTTTTGTATTTATTTTTACCATTGATGATCCCTCAGAACTTGAGGTAATCTGTTCGGCACTTCGTATCACCTCTGTCGGCATTATCGGAAGAAGTTTATCACTGCTGCTTTCAAACTATGCCCAGGCAATAGAACAAAACAGGCTTGCATCAGTAATGAACCTATTAGAGGAATTCATAATGGCATTTGCAGGAGGATACATATTAACATCAATGTTTGGAGGTGTGGGAATCTGGTATGCACTTGTATTGGCTGATGTTGTGCCTTTAGTATTATATGCATCATTTGCATGGATTTATCGCAAAAATAATGAAGATAGAATCAATTCAATTCTTCTACTTAAAGAAAAAAATACCGCTTCATGGACATATATCCGAGGGCAAGAAGACCCTGAAGATTACTTCAACGAAGAAAAAATGAAATTCATAACGGAAATAGAAAAGTTGCTCAAGGAAAAAACACCGAAGACCCTTGAAACCCTTGAAAAAATTAGTGATAATATCTTAAAAGATGAAGAAATTGACAGTGTCGATGTTACCGTCACATACCTCGAAAATGTGATAACCATTACCTTAACTTATGAAGGAAAATTAGTAAATCCAATTACTGACGAAAACAACGAGCAATTAGGTGCAATAAACGGCAATGCAGAATACAGTCCAATTTTAGGATATAACCGAGCATACATCAATATTCCGGCTTAA
- the serS gene encoding serine--tRNA ligase, which yields MLDIKLFRENPEIIIDSEKKRFRDTENVEKVIEYDTLWREGERKLNSLRSEKNKLSKSFKKAKEEGNFEEVVKRSKEVAAEIKDLTAKNADYLKLRDDYRYKVGNIIDDDVPISDTEDDNVVVRTYGEIPEYDFELLNHVDLINKIDGADLETAASIAGARFYYLKRDILHLNLALIQFALSELEGEGYIPMQTPFFVKGEVAAETSELGEFEETLYKVENEDMYLIATAEQTLAALHRNEIISPDELPLRYCALSTCFRKEAGSHGKDTLGIFRVHQFEKIEQFIYSAPEDSRNQHDHLMEVTERIYQKLGLPYQIIAIVSSALNDNAAIKYDLEAWFPGSGAFRELVSCTNCKDYQARKTKTRVGRAGSGDAQTLHTLNSTAIATERTMCCILENYQQPDGSVKVPEVLVPYMNGKTVIEAKKE from the coding sequence TTGTTAGATATAAAATTATTCAGAGAAAATCCGGAAATAATCATAGACTCTGAAAAGAAAAGATTTAGAGATACTGAAAACGTAGAAAAGGTAATTGAATACGACACCTTATGGAGAGAAGGTGAAAGAAAACTCAACTCTTTAAGATCAGAAAAAAATAAATTATCCAAATCATTCAAAAAAGCTAAAGAAGAAGGCAATTTTGAAGAAGTAGTCAAAAGATCCAAAGAAGTTGCCGCAGAAATCAAGGATTTGACTGCAAAAAACGCTGATTACTTAAAACTCAGAGACGACTACAGATATAAAGTCGGAAACATCATTGACGATGATGTTCCTATTTCAGACACTGAAGACGATAACGTAGTGGTAAGAACCTACGGTGAAATTCCAGAATACGATTTTGAGCTTTTAAACCATGTGGATTTAATCAACAAGATTGACGGAGCTGATCTGGAAACCGCAGCAAGCATCGCAGGAGCACGTTTCTACTATCTTAAAAGAGATATCCTGCATTTAAACCTGGCATTGATTCAGTTTGCTTTATCTGAACTTGAAGGTGAAGGATATATTCCTATGCAGACACCGTTCTTTGTAAAAGGTGAAGTTGCAGCTGAAACATCAGAACTTGGTGAGTTTGAAGAAACATTGTACAAAGTTGAAAATGAGGATATGTATCTTATTGCAACTGCTGAACAGACCCTGGCGGCTCTTCACAGAAACGAAATCATTTCACCTGATGAACTGCCTTTAAGATACTGTGCACTGTCAACCTGCTTTAGAAAAGAAGCAGGATCACATGGAAAAGACACATTAGGAATTTTCAGGGTTCACCAGTTCGAAAAAATCGAACAGTTCATATACTCTGCACCTGAAGACTCAAGAAACCAGCATGACCATCTTATGGAAGTTACTGAAAGAATCTATCAGAAATTAGGTCTTCCATATCAGATAATAGCTATCGTATCATCAGCATTAAACGATAATGCAGCTATAAAATACGATTTGGAAGCATGGTTCCCAGGTTCCGGTGCATTCAGGGAACTCGTTTCATGTACCAACTGTAAAGACTACCAGGCACGTAAAACAAAAACACGTGTTGGAAGAGCAGGTTCCGGAGATGCGCAAACATTGCATACTCTTAACAGTACAGCTATTGCAACAGAAAGGACAATGTGCTGTATTCTGGAAAACTATCAGCAGCCTGACGGCAGTGTTAAAGTTCCTGAAGTGTTAGTCCCTTACATGAACGGAAAAACTGTCATTGAAGCTAAAAAAGAATAA